One window of Anaerolineales bacterium genomic DNA carries:
- a CDS encoding asparaginase, protein MDAPLPILELTRGEVVEATHRGSIAVVASDGSLLRSYGDPYKVAFLRSSAKPFQVLPFVENGGIEHYRYTSAELALSCASHETSQMHLDAVHALQQKTGIVEHQLQCGPHLPGDANKLREVVQKNIAPTPNFNNCSGKHTTMLAFAKMRGDSLENYLDFDHPIQRDIRRTLVEMCGIPDDDIQSGIDGCSAPNFALPLFRAAHGMARLCDPQDLESKRAVACKKITSAMTTHPEMVSNFGEFDCELMKTGNGKIVTKRGAEGYQIIGVLPGIIHERGVGIAFKVEDGDKSSMDDALHTHTRVRPPVALEILRQLGALNKSQLESLVGFGPEKVIKNYAGLVTGRMHPVFTL, encoded by the coding sequence ATGGACGCGCCTCTTCCCATCCTCGAGCTGACGAGGGGAGAGGTCGTCGAAGCGACGCATCGCGGGTCGATCGCGGTTGTCGCATCCGACGGTTCCCTCCTTCGTTCTTACGGCGACCCTTACAAGGTCGCCTTTTTGCGTTCCTCGGCCAAACCTTTCCAGGTTTTGCCCTTCGTGGAAAACGGTGGCATCGAGCATTATCGTTATACTTCGGCGGAACTCGCGCTTTCCTGCGCCTCGCATGAGACCTCGCAAATGCACCTGGATGCCGTGCATGCCTTGCAGCAAAAAACCGGCATTGTTGAACACCAATTGCAATGTGGTCCGCACCTTCCGGGCGACGCGAATAAATTACGGGAAGTCGTTCAGAAGAATATCGCCCCCACGCCGAATTTCAACAACTGTTCGGGCAAGCACACCACAATGCTGGCGTTTGCAAAGATGCGCGGGGATTCGCTCGAAAATTATCTCGACTTCGACCATCCCATCCAGCGCGATATCCGCAGGACGCTTGTTGAGATGTGCGGAATACCCGATGACGATATTCAATCCGGCATAGACGGTTGTTCCGCTCCCAACTTCGCCCTGCCTCTTTTCCGTGCCGCACATGGTATGGCAAGGTTGTGCGACCCGCAGGATCTCGAATCGAAACGTGCGGTTGCATGCAAAAAGATCACGAGCGCAATGACAACCCATCCTGAAATGGTGAGCAATTTCGGCGAGTTCGATTGCGAACTGATGAAGACCGGTAATGGTAAGATCGTCACCAAACGCGGCGCGGAGGGATATCAGATCATCGGTGTTTTGCCCGGCATCATTCATGAAAGAGGCGTTGGTATTGCCTTCAAGGTCGAAGACGGCGACAAGTCCTCGATGGACGATGCTCTCCACACACATACCCGCGTCCGCCCGCCGGTGGCATTGGAGATTCTCCGCCAGCTCGGTGCGCTGAATAAAAGCCAACTCGAATCGCTTGTAGGTTTTGGTCCTGAAAAAGTCATCAAGAACTACGCCGGTCTCGTCACCGGCAGGATGCATCCCGTTTTCACCCTATAA
- a CDS encoding ABC transporter ATP-binding protein has translation MTIKPILTVRDLSITFPDNNGGLDALDKISFLIHSREFVCFLGPSGSGKTTFLRVLAGILPPTSGSVNFMYRHQPRIGMVFQSSNLMPWRTVMENIMLPLELEGMGKVKAQNRAREMIKLVGLKGFEDSLPRDLSGGMAQRVAIARALIHDPDLLLLDEPFASLDALTRERMWMELSNIWEAKQKTVIMVTHSINESLFLADRVLVLTQRPGKIKMDVEVDLPRPRTDDIRYTSHFGRLAKKLRGAIE, from the coding sequence ATGACCATAAAACCGATACTCACCGTCCGCGATCTCTCGATCACCTTCCCCGATAATAACGGCGGTCTGGATGCGCTTGACAAAATCTCGTTTCTCATCCACTCGCGTGAGTTCGTCTGTTTTCTCGGTCCATCCGGCTCGGGCAAGACAACGTTTTTACGCGTATTGGCGGGCATTTTACCGCCCACCTCCGGCTCGGTGAATTTCATGTATCGCCACCAGCCGCGTATTGGCATGGTCTTTCAAAGTTCGAACCTGATGCCGTGGCGGACAGTCATGGAAAACATCATGCTTCCGCTCGAACTGGAGGGAATGGGAAAGGTCAAGGCGCAGAACAGAGCGCGGGAGATGATCAAACTTGTTGGGTTGAAGGGATTCGAAGATTCGCTCCCCCGCGACCTTTCCGGCGGGATGGCGCAGCGGGTGGCAATTGCCCGCGCGCTCATTCATGACCCGGACCTGCTCCTGCTCGACGAGCCTTTTGCTTCGCTGGATGCTCTCACCCGCGAGCGCATGTGGATGGAACTCTCCAATATCTGGGAAGCGAAACAAAAGACAGTGATTATGGTGACGCACTCCATAAACGAATCGCTTTTTCTTGCAGACCGCGTTCTGGTGCTCACGCAACGCCCCGGCAAAATAAAAATGGACGTGGAAGTCGACCTTCCACGCCCAAGAACGGACGATATCCGGTATACCAGTCACTTTGGGAGATTGGCGAAGAAATTAAGAGGGGCAATCGAATAA
- the holB gene encoding DNA polymerase III subunit delta', which yields MDNWNLLGHEWAVDMLRRHVARGETRHAYLFSGPPGIGRRTLALRFAQALNCEKPDAPGEPCFSCRTCKQIEEMKHPDLAIIQSVDDDGDAREGGTLRVDQIREMQRTLNLKPYQSQYRVALFLRFHEANDNASNALLKTLEEAPAHAILLLTADNPEGLLPTIVSRCEILRLRPIPLEAVSADLIERGVQKDQAHLLAHISGGRPGFARRLVDDASLLEKREERLNDLQSLLPAARVEKFNYADKLAKDKDSMRQTILVWLSYWRDVLLRVTGAETPLINLDRNMEIEFLAGRLDLSSARKVVSDHESALEKMERNVNSRLLAEVLLLDLPKV from the coding sequence ATGGACAACTGGAACTTACTCGGGCACGAATGGGCTGTGGATATGCTTCGCCGTCACGTTGCGCGCGGCGAGACTCGGCATGCCTATCTTTTCTCTGGTCCCCCCGGCATTGGTCGTCGGACATTGGCATTAAGATTCGCTCAAGCGTTGAATTGCGAGAAACCTGATGCCCCGGGAGAGCCCTGTTTTTCCTGTCGTACCTGCAAACAGATCGAAGAGATGAAACATCCCGACTTGGCGATCATCCAGTCGGTGGATGACGACGGCGATGCCAGAGAAGGCGGGACACTCCGAGTGGACCAGATCCGCGAAATGCAAAGGACTTTAAATCTCAAGCCGTATCAATCCCAGTATCGTGTGGCTCTCTTCCTCCGCTTTCACGAAGCCAACGACAACGCTTCCAATGCCCTGCTCAAAACACTGGAGGAAGCGCCCGCTCATGCGATTTTGCTGTTGACCGCTGATAACCCCGAAGGACTCCTTCCCACCATCGTCTCCCGTTGCGAAATTCTGCGTCTGCGTCCTATACCCCTCGAAGCCGTCAGCGCGGATTTGATCGAACGCGGGGTTCAAAAAGACCAGGCGCACTTGCTCGCCCATATCTCCGGCGGCCGCCCCGGTTTTGCGCGCAGGCTTGTAGATGACGCATCCCTGCTCGAAAAACGTGAAGAACGCTTGAACGACTTGCAATCCCTTCTGCCTGCCGCCCGCGTGGAGAAATTCAACTACGCCGATAAACTCGCCAAGGATAAAGACTCCATGCGCCAGACCATCCTCGTCTGGCTCTCCTACTGGCGCGACGTGTTACTGCGCGTAACCGGCGCGGAGACTCCCCTCATAAATTTGGACCGAAACATGGAGATCGAGTTCCTGGCTGGCAGGCTGGATTTATCTTCTGCCAGAAAAGTGGTCAGCGACCATGAATCCGCGCTGGAGAAGATGGAGCGGAATGTCAACTCGAGATTGCTGGCGGAAGTTCTGCTATTGGATTTGCCAAAGGTGTAA
- the rsgA gene encoding ribosome small subunit-dependent GTPase A yields MVKAQSGFFWVETGLGVIVCQLRGKLKQGKAKGDIAALGDKVDITILDDGSGTIDSVHERTQQISRLDPRPGGVYRQVLLANPDQAVFVFACAHPSPRLKMLDRFLVIAEKQRIPALIAANKTDLVEEPRTIFGMYESIGYRVLYTSAKTGSGLEDLRSHLQNKISAFAGPSGVGKSSLLNALQPGLGLAVNEVSEAVNKGRHTTVARQLFPLDGGGYVADTPGWKSLGLWDTEPEEIDAYFPELRGLVEKCQFSDCSHQHEPGCAVLAALKEGKIHQERYESFVRLRSGRE; encoded by the coding sequence ATCGTCAAAGCCCAATCCGGTTTCTTCTGGGTCGAAACTGGATTGGGTGTTATTGTTTGTCAACTGCGCGGCAAACTCAAGCAGGGCAAAGCCAAAGGTGACATCGCCGCGTTGGGGGATAAAGTGGATATCACGATTTTGGATGACGGCTCCGGGACAATCGATTCCGTCCATGAGCGGACTCAGCAAATTTCACGCCTCGACCCCCGCCCGGGCGGAGTCTACCGCCAGGTGCTTTTAGCCAACCCGGATCAGGCTGTCTTCGTCTTCGCCTGCGCGCATCCCAGTCCGCGTTTGAAAATGCTCGACCGGTTTCTCGTCATCGCCGAAAAACAACGCATCCCCGCGCTGATTGCGGCAAACAAAACCGACCTCGTCGAAGAGCCTCGCACCATTTTCGGGATGTATGAATCCATCGGTTATCGCGTCCTTTATACATCCGCCAAAACCGGAAGCGGACTCGAAGATTTGAGATCGCACCTGCAAAACAAGATCAGCGCCTTTGCCGGACCGAGCGGAGTCGGCAAATCGAGCCTGCTCAACGCGCTTCAACCCGGTCTGGGACTCGCCGTCAACGAAGTCAGCGAAGCCGTGAACAAGGGACGTCACACCACCGTGGCGCGTCAATTGTTCCCGCTCGACGGCGGCGGATACGTTGCCGACACCCCCGGCTGGAAATCGCTTGGATTGTGGGATACCGAACCGGAGGAGATCGATGCGTACTTCCCCGAACTGCGCGGGCTGGTGGAAAAATGCCAGTTCAGCGACTGCTCCCATCAACACGAACCGGGCTGCGCCGTTCTTGCAGCCTTGAAAGAGGGGAAGATTCATCAAGAACGTTATGAGTCGTTTGTAAGGCTGAGGTCGGGGAGAGAGTAG
- the maf gene encoding septum formation protein Maf: MDKIKFVLASNSPRRKQLFSLGRWEFDVIAADVDETPFEGEPPREYVIRLAKAKATAIRSRAGSDAVIVGSDTTVVDENEILGKPLNGDDARRMLKQLRGRVHQVYTGITILQNEKMVVDLCITDVPMRDYSDQEVESYIQTGDPMDKAGAYAIQHPEFNPVTGLEGCYASVMGLPMCHILRALTHFEIATPADVPSSCQTLLKYDCKVSPAILSGELVQ; this comes from the coding sequence ATGGACAAAATCAAGTTTGTGCTGGCATCCAACTCTCCGCGCAGGAAACAATTATTCTCGTTGGGCAGATGGGAATTCGACGTCATCGCTGCGGATGTGGATGAGACTCCCTTCGAAGGCGAGCCTCCACGGGAGTACGTTATCAGACTGGCAAAAGCCAAGGCGACAGCGATTCGATCCCGGGCGGGGTCTGATGCGGTCATCGTCGGGTCGGATACAACAGTCGTGGATGAAAACGAAATCCTCGGTAAGCCTCTCAATGGAGATGACGCGCGGCGAATGTTAAAACAATTGCGGGGGAGGGTCCATCAGGTTTATACCGGCATCACGATCCTGCAAAATGAAAAAATGGTGGTTGACCTGTGCATTACCGATGTGCCAATGCGCGATTATTCCGATCAAGAGGTCGAAAGTTATATCCAAACGGGCGACCCGATGGACAAGGCGGGCGCATATGCGATACAACATCCGGAATTCAATCCTGTGACCGGTCTGGAAGGCTGTTACGCCAGTGTGATGGGACTGCCCATGTGCCATATCCTGCGCGCGTTGACCCATTTTGAGATTGCGACTCCTGCCGATGTGCCTTCGTCTTGCCAGACTCTTTTGAAGTATGATTGCAAAGTTTCGCCCGCCATCCTGAGCGGCGAGCTCGTCCAATAA
- the xpt gene encoding xanthine phosphoribosyltransferase, whose protein sequence is MNSLQERILKEGQVLGGGILKVDSFVNHQVDPKLMDECGRDFAKRFTKVGATKILTAEISGIAPALTTAIHMNLPVVYARKTKPITMPDQVYLTLAPSHTKGRMVELIVSPEYLANDEKVLIIDDFLASGQTILGLARLAEASGSHIVGIGALIEKIFEGGRDALASLGVPIESIACIKSLDDGRIEFV, encoded by the coding sequence ATGAACTCATTGCAGGAACGAATATTGAAGGAGGGGCAGGTCCTTGGCGGCGGGATTTTGAAAGTGGATAGCTTCGTCAACCATCAAGTGGACCCGAAACTCATGGATGAATGCGGGCGGGATTTCGCAAAACGATTTACAAAGGTGGGAGCAACGAAGATCCTCACGGCAGAAATCTCCGGCATCGCCCCGGCATTGACAACTGCTATTCATATGAATCTTCCGGTCGTCTATGCTCGCAAGACCAAACCCATCACCATGCCAGACCAGGTCTATCTCACGCTCGCGCCGTCGCACACGAAAGGCCGCATGGTCGAGTTGATCGTCTCGCCGGAATATCTCGCCAACGATGAAAAGGTGCTCATCATCGACGACTTCCTCGCCAGCGGGCAGACCATCCTCGGGCTCGCGCGTCTGGCAGAAGCCTCCGGCTCGCATATCGTTGGCATCGGCGCGTTGATCGAAAAGATCTTCGAAGGCGGGCGGGATGCGCTGGCTTCGCTCGGCGTTCCCATCGAATCCATCGCCTGCATCAAGTCATTGGATGATGGCAGGATCGAATTCGTTTAG
- a CDS encoding HIT domain-containing protein has translation MLRRFLHHRFTAFLIGWIFTYMSFAIPVKRLRETPNLVAFQHPSPGHKFHLLIVPKRQIQSLADLDPHDTAFLTDLYSTVQSLVKEFELKAYRLIVNGGEYQDFPHLHFHLISNL, from the coding sequence TTGCTGCGCAGATTTCTCCATCATCGATTTACCGCCTTCCTCATCGGTTGGATATTCACCTACATGAGCTTTGCCATCCCTGTCAAACGTCTCCGCGAGACCCCGAACCTGGTCGCGTTTCAGCACCCTTCTCCTGGCCATAAGTTTCATTTACTGATCGTCCCCAAGCGGCAGATTCAATCGCTGGCAGATCTCGACCCGCACGACACCGCCTTCCTCACGGACTTGTATTCCACCGTGCAAAGTCTCGTGAAGGAATTCGAATTGAAAGCCTACAGACTCATCGTCAACGGCGGAGAGTATCAGGATTTTCCGCATTTACATTTTCATTTGATTTCGAATTTGTAG
- the guaA gene encoding glutamine-hydrolyzing GMP synthase encodes MNSIAILDFGSQYAQIIARRVREGQVYCELFPWDAPQEKIFSIHPKGFILSGGPKSVYEENAPYIQKFILESGLPILGICYGMQALAHALGGKVNPSTEREYGQAEITPLVPGTMLDVLSKVWMSHGDKVAQLPPGFIALAKSGNSPYAAMGDMKRKYFGVQFHLEVNHTPNGSELLKHFAIDICGAKPDWTPASIIDDAVDKIRSQVGRERVLAAVSGGVDSSVAAALVHKAIGDQLVCVFVNTGLLRANEGAQVASAFREGLGAELITVDAADDFLGALKGVTEPEQKRKVVGEKFIRIFEREAQNIGQPRFLVQGTIYPDVVESSGPDRSKAEKIKSHHNVGGLPEDMQFELVEPLRYLFKDEVRLVGEALGLNPGLVWRQPFPGPGLTVRCLGECTPERLSRLRAADSILLEELSKAGYLGKGAQTSQAFMVLLPVRSVGVMGDQRTYQEAAAIRAVTTDDFMTADWARLPHELLAKISSRIVNEVQGINRVVYDITSKPPATIEWE; translated from the coding sequence ATGAACTCAATCGCCATTCTCGACTTCGGTTCCCAGTACGCACAGATCATCGCCCGGCGCGTGCGAGAGGGGCAAGTCTATTGTGAACTCTTCCCCTGGGATGCGCCGCAGGAAAAAATATTTTCGATTCACCCGAAAGGATTTATTTTGTCCGGCGGACCCAAATCCGTTTATGAAGAGAACGCGCCATACATCCAAAAATTCATTCTCGAAAGCGGATTGCCCATCCTCGGCATCTGCTATGGGATGCAAGCGCTCGCCCACGCCCTCGGCGGCAAGGTAAACCCATCAACGGAACGTGAGTATGGGCAGGCAGAGATTACGCCGTTGGTTCCAGGCACGATGCTGGATGTTTTATCCAAAGTCTGGATGTCGCACGGAGATAAAGTCGCGCAACTACCGCCGGGATTTATCGCGCTGGCAAAATCGGGCAATAGTCCCTACGCGGCAATGGGCGACATGAAACGCAAATACTTCGGCGTGCAATTCCACCTGGAAGTAAATCACACCCCGAATGGAAGCGAACTCCTCAAGCACTTCGCCATCGACATATGCGGTGCGAAACCGGATTGGACCCCCGCCTCCATCATCGACGATGCGGTGGATAAAATTCGCAGCCAGGTTGGAAGAGAAAGAGTCCTTGCTGCGGTTTCGGGCGGAGTGGATTCGTCAGTCGCGGCGGCGTTGGTTCACAAAGCCATTGGCGACCAACTCGTCTGCGTGTTTGTGAATACCGGACTCTTGCGCGCAAACGAAGGCGCGCAAGTGGCATCGGCATTTCGGGAGGGTTTGGGCGCGGAACTCATCACTGTGGATGCCGCCGATGACTTTCTAGGCGCATTGAAGGGAGTCACCGAGCCTGAGCAAAAACGAAAAGTCGTTGGGGAAAAATTCATCCGCATCTTCGAGCGTGAGGCGCAAAACATTGGCCAGCCAAGATTTTTGGTACAAGGGACGATCTACCCCGATGTCGTTGAATCTTCAGGTCCGGATCGAAGCAAGGCGGAGAAGATCAAGTCACATCACAACGTTGGGGGACTTCCCGAAGATATGCAGTTCGAACTCGTCGAGCCGTTGAGATATTTATTCAAGGACGAAGTGCGATTGGTGGGCGAAGCTCTCGGCTTGAATCCAGGCTTGGTGTGGCGGCAACCGTTTCCGGGTCCGGGCTTGACCGTGCGTTGTCTTGGAGAGTGTACGCCTGAGCGCCTGTCCCGTCTGCGGGCGGCGGACTCGATCCTTCTCGAAGAATTATCCAAAGCAGGTTATCTTGGCAAAGGAGCGCAGACATCACAAGCGTTTATGGTTTTATTGCCCGTGCGTTCCGTTGGCGTGATGGGCGACCAGCGCACGTATCAGGAAGCGGCGGCGATCCGCGCTGTGACCACGGATGACTTCATGACAGCCGATTGGGCACGCCTGCCGCATGAGTTGTTGGCAAAGATTTCGAGCCGCATTGTGAATGAAGTGCAGGGAATCAACCGAGTCGTTTATGATATAACGAGCAAACCGCCCGCGACGATAGAATGGGAGTAA
- a CDS encoding fumarylacetoacetate hydrolase family protein codes for MRIIRYQTPEGTSTYGWILEDKVGEVQGNLFGEYRRREARTPLKELKLLAPCEPSKIICVGRNYVEHAKELGNEVPKIPLIFLKPPSSIIATGENIILPSQSKQVEHEGELVVVIGKRARNVTAENAKEYIFGYTVGNDVTARDLQKTDGQWTRAKGFDTFCSFGPWIDTDFDPSDAVVTCRVNGQMRQMASTRDMVFNVGTLVAYISSVMTLEPGDLIFTGTPAGVGELRNGDVVDVEIEGLGKLSNPVKA; via the coding sequence ATGCGCATCATCCGTTATCAAACCCCCGAAGGGACATCCACCTACGGCTGGATCCTCGAGGATAAGGTCGGCGAAGTGCAGGGAAATCTATTCGGCGAATACCGCCGCCGCGAGGCGCGGACCCCGCTCAAGGAATTGAAACTCCTTGCTCCCTGCGAACCGAGCAAGATCATCTGCGTTGGGCGGAATTATGTTGAGCATGCCAAAGAGTTGGGAAATGAAGTGCCGAAAATCCCGCTCATCTTTTTGAAGCCGCCTTCTTCCATCATTGCGACGGGAGAAAACATCATCCTGCCGTCGCAGTCGAAGCAGGTGGAGCATGAAGGGGAGCTGGTCGTGGTGATCGGCAAACGCGCCAGGAACGTCACCGCCGAGAACGCCAAGGAATATATCTTCGGCTATACCGTCGGCAACGACGTCACTGCCCGCGACCTGCAAAAAACGGACGGTCAATGGACGCGCGCAAAAGGCTTCGATACGTTCTGTTCCTTCGGTCCGTGGATCGACACCGACTTCGACCCGTCTGATGCGGTGGTGACCTGCCGTGTCAACGGGCAGATGCGGCAGATGGCTTCGACGCGCGATATGGTATTCAATGTGGGGACGTTGGTCGCCTATATCTCGTCGGTCATGACTCTCGAACCCGGAGATTTGATCTTCACCGGAACCCCCGCGGGTGTGGGCGAGTTGAGAAATGGCGATGTTGTGGACGTGGAGATCGAAGGGTTGGGGAAGTTAAGCAACCCGGTAAAAGCGTAA
- the folK gene encoding 2-amino-4-hydroxy-6-hydroxymethyldihydropteridine diphosphokinase → MMDHTVYLALGSNMGNRLANLKNAISNLPPQMDVKKRSPVYETPPWGYADQPPFLNQCVMAETYLEPEGLLGHLKRLETALGREKSFENGPRLIDIDILFYDELILNTPPLVIPHPRMHTRGFVLVPLNDIAPDLVHPVLGKPVGELLLDAERVNIHEYKGK, encoded by the coding sequence ATGATGGATCACACCGTATATCTTGCCCTCGGAAGCAATATGGGGAACCGACTCGCGAACTTGAAGAACGCCATTTCGAACCTGCCGCCTCAAATGGACGTAAAGAAGAGATCGCCGGTGTACGAGACTCCGCCCTGGGGATATGCCGACCAGCCGCCGTTCTTGAACCAATGCGTGATGGCGGAAACGTACCTCGAGCCGGAGGGTCTGCTCGGACATTTGAAGCGCCTCGAAACCGCGCTCGGGCGTGAGAAGTCGTTCGAGAATGGTCCGCGCCTGATCGATATCGACATATTGTTTTACGACGAGTTGATCCTGAACACGCCGCCTCTGGTCATTCCACATCCGCGCATGCATACCCGCGGATTTGTGCTCGTGCCGTTGAACGACATTGCTCCCGACCTTGTTCATCCCGTGTTGGGAAAACCCGTCGGCGAATTGCTGCTGGATGCTGAACGGGTGAACATCCATGAATATAAAGGAAAGTAA
- a CDS encoding YbaK/EbsC family protein: protein MEIPPVSLALEKLNIPHRIFRHETPVDSLENAARDRGQRPSQVVRTILFRVTEDEFALVLVAGPAQISWKKLRKILGRSRITMATDEDVFSVTGYKVGTVGPFGLAKQVKIMIEAGVLKEEEISIGSGMRDTAVILKSADLHLALNGAEVVSLMETEEPNQP, encoded by the coding sequence ATGGAAATTCCTCCCGTCAGCCTAGCATTGGAAAAATTGAACATCCCTCATCGAATCTTCCGCCACGAAACGCCGGTGGATTCGCTGGAGAATGCGGCGCGTGACCGCGGTCAGCGACCGTCCCAGGTGGTGCGGACCATCCTCTTCCGCGTGACGGAGGATGAGTTCGCTCTCGTCCTCGTGGCGGGACCGGCGCAAATCTCGTGGAAGAAACTGCGGAAGATCCTCGGGCGTTCGCGCATCACGATGGCGACGGATGAAGACGTGTTCTCAGTGACGGGGTACAAGGTCGGGACGGTGGGTCCGTTTGGGTTGGCGAAACAGGTCAAAATCATGATCGAGGCGGGAGTCCTCAAAGAGGAGGAAATTTCCATCGGTTCGGGGATGCGCGATACCGCGGTCATCCTCAAGAGCGCGGATTTGCATCTGGCGTTAAACGGCGCGGAGGTTGTATCATTGATGGAAACAGAGGAGCCAAACCAGCCATGA